The Spodoptera frugiperda isolate SF20-4 chromosome 2, AGI-APGP_CSIRO_Sfru_2.0, whole genome shotgun sequence genome includes the window taaatatgtgtatACACATGTGAGTATTTATACTCGATCGAGTTTCAAATTGTCAAAAAGACAAGTATAAAAAGTAGTTTTGCCAATATAAACACATAAGAGGTGTTAAAGTCGCAACGTCCATATGCTACGTAGTACTTGGCAACTAGGCTCAGTGAGCCTAAGATCATCAGTAACGGTACCGTTAGTGATCATCGCGCCTACGGTGCCaagccaaacaaacaaagtcaaaCAACTCACTGCTCTGGCACCACATTCTTCAACCAGGGGCTTTTCAGAGCATCCTCGGCGGTGATCCTCTTGTCGGGGTCCAGCTCCAGCATTCGGTCGAGCAGCGTCAGAGCCTGCGGCGGCATGAAGGCGAAGTGTTCCCTGACGCAGCGCTTGTGGAACTTCTTGGGGCGCAGCGTGTGCCACAGGGGCAGGTTCACCACGTTGGGCCACACGCCCGGCACCGGCGTCCCGCACACGCGGGAGATCATCTCCAGCTGCATCATCTCCATGTTGGCCTGCAACACCAGACACCCGGTCAATCACATACTTTACTCGCTACACAATCCACATGGTTACCATTTACAATCGCGTATGCAATGGAACTACAAATAAAACGACGAAAGGTAGTGCACATGCCTCCTTTCCCGACTTtcaataaagaataaaacatCTTACTCATTCCTTGAAGCAAACAgctatagaaaaatatattattaacactAGAACGATTAAAGTACAAGATATTTACCTGGAAGAGTGGGTGTTTGAGGAATAGTTCCCCGAGTATACACCCCATGGACCATACATCGACGGCCGGTCCATATCTCTCCTCCCCCAGTAATAGTTCGGGCGGCCGGTACCAGAGCGTGATCACCTTGTTGGTGTACGGCCGCGCTCGATCCTCCGCGGACCATAGCCGCGCCAGACCAAAGTCGCCTAGCTTCACCTCGCCCCTGggacaaaacatattttaatttgcaaTTCATACTTCCACAACAATAGGTAGAGTGAAGTGAAATAGAATTAGACACAAGAATTTCTTATAcatagtattatattatataggttaACTACAGTATATAGTTATTGCTCAATCTGTACAGCTGTTCCTGACTTCAGATTGATTGGACTTGAATAAGAACTAACAATTAATTTCCCTATTAGCAAGTTTACACGGCTATGCAAAACACAACTTAGAAGCAAAGAAGAACAGCCAAAAGAAATACAAACTCACTTATTGTTCATCAGTATATTACTGCACTTGATGTCCCGATGCAGGAAGTTCTTCCTATGACAGTAAGCCAGCCCGTCCAGTAGCTGGCGCATTATCGACGCGTTGTGAGACTCCGTGAAGTCCACCATCTTAGATTCCAGCAGACCCATCAAGTCATGGTCCATGTACTCAAATACTAAGTAGAATGAACCTTTGTCCTAGAAGAAAttgtaagtaatattataataatttagtagaagataataaaacttttatgaaCGACTATGAAGGAAACTCGAGCCAATCTTAGGGTAACGATAGTCCTTAAAAGCCTTAGGACAAACATCTACATAACAAACAGAGTAGAAAAAGTGACTGTTTCATAgaagaatattttatgataGTTTTCAAGTAACATGTGGTTATCACTAACCTTCCTGAAGTCCATAGCATCCTGTTTATCAGTGACAATTTCCCGCAAGTTGACAATGTTCTTATGGTTGAGCTGGCGCAATATCTTGATCTCCCGCACCGCAGTGATGGGGAACCCTTCCTTCTCGTTCTCCAGCCGCACTTTCTTCAGCGCCACCAGTTGGCCCGTGTTCTTATCCCGTGCTTTATACACCTGCCCGTATGTACCTTCTCCAATTTGGGTGATAACCTGAAGCatatcaaaatgttttgttgtatttattgtGCTTTTAAACATAttacagtaaaaaatattttcataaaaacagAACAACTAAAGTCcccgtcacgagaagctataaattttgtaaacatgtgttcaggagttcacaacgtaaaagtaaaaagtaataacgaaacaataacaaaattaacaataacaaccaGATCCGCGATATATGCAAAGcaatgaaacaaactcgtaagcattcgaaactcgaatgactgtttatttcaaaatgacgTCCTGATAGTTTACAATCCCTGCGACGGACGCGTTCCGGTACCAAGAAACACAAACGATAGCGCTTTGcgtcgttaaaatataatttgactaaattaaataggttgttactttcatataacccgtctatatttcatgtcgattgaatatgttcaagttattattatctcgccgtataaaatgtttacttagtaaaagatgtttgtttacataatttatagcttctcgtgacggtTACTTTATGTGTTGATAGTTAAGTCAGAATAGAATATCCACCAACAGAGTGGGATAACCCAATTGAGTTGTCTGGGAGCCGCTAGATGTAGGTTGCTTTAAAcctatctgaaagtcattgggaAAGGCCTATGTAAGGCAGttgacgtcttgtggctgatatgctgataataatgatataacAAAGTTTCAAGAAGAAAGTAAAGTTTACCTGGAAGCCATCGACGCACTTCTCTCCCCAGTCCTTGGCGTGATGCGTGGGCGTCGCCACAGGCACCACCTTGGACCCGCGACGTTTCAAGATACGTGGCCTCTTTAGCTTCGAACCAGActgtgaaatacaaaattttaaataatttattttactctcGATAGCGATAGACACAAATCGGTCTTTAAAATTTAATCTCAGAGTTTCTTTCGGTGTTTTTTTTCAGAGTAATCAGACAATAAATTCCAGCCTAAATGCTATTATGTATCTTATATAAAGTACTTAAGTCCTAAATATGTTATCTAACAGTAACTGTAGAAATAAGGTAAAAATGATCACTTACATTATCCCTGGCATGTTTCCTATTACTAAACACATGCGAGTACTGGTCGCGGCGCGACGCGGGCGGCGGAGTGCCTCCGTCCAGTTCGTCGCCCGATAACTCCTCCGAGCCAGGGATCACTGTAATGCCCGTAGTTTTAATGTATACCGTTAGTATTTTTGTTCAAATGTTAGTCACACAAACATATGATGATTAAAAAAGCGTTAGTATAAAAGCGTATAtacatttaagtaatcattataatcCAGATTGCAGCAATGCAATGACATGGTTAAGTTttcaaaatgatattttttagtttgttttttttttgtaatggatgGTGGTGATGGTAATGATGGAATTAGTATTTGTTAGTATTCCCAAGAATGTCACTCAACATAACTTTAGATTTCAAACTTTCTTTAATGGAccccaataatataatttcatgcGATTTATTAACATgcagtaaaatataaaactactaaaaGCTTCTAACATAAACTATTTAGCAATGATTGCATAAAGAAAATTATCAGATACTTACCAGGTGGCATTGGTAGGTTCATGATGCCAGTTCGTTTCGGTTTCTCTGGTTTTTTGACGGGAGATGGAGACGGTGTGCTTAGTGGACTCTCATTCACTAATGTCTTCAGGTCCTCAACCTGAAAGAAACGCGATAGAAGatgaaataatgacaaattaaaatcgAAGTATGTTTTTCGCTTAtcgaatataatataatattctaaaTGAGAAATTCAGGGAAAAATATAGGAACAATGTTGACCATGCTTTGCAGAGATATGAACAACTGTTTTGGATTaacgaaattataaataaaatcttgctAAATAAGACTGCTTCCATCAAGGCCATGAAATAAGCAAGTACCTGTGTATTAGGCGGCATAGGCAGCTTGGTGAGACTCTTGGGTTTGTGTGTAGCGGGCTGGGAGTTCTGGTAGTAGGCCGCGTCTACTACACTGCCGCGGGGCAGCGGGGGCTGCGGGGGCACCGGCGGCGGGGACACTGCTGGACTCTTTGATTTCTGTGGCTAGAGAAACAGAAATGCAAAATGAGttatttagaagaaaaaaataaagtttatgtatTTGCTCCAGGCTGGAGTTTACGGCGCTGATATGCAGCTAGTTATGACTTATTACagtttaattaacaaattaaaaaaggcTATTATGAATTCAGATAGTATTTTGAATAATATGAAGAATGAAAGAGTATGCACAAACCTCGCTAGAAGGAGGTTCAACAGGCGGCGGAGGTggtggcggcggtggcggcgcgtCCCCGTTGGACGCAGCGTGCGGCGCCGGCTCCTGGCGCCCGAACGACGCGAACTCGGGCGGCGGGTTCAGAGGCGCCGTCACCGCCGCGGGGGCTGCGGCCGCGGGTGCAGGCCCGGCCGCTGGCGGCGCCGCGGGGCCCGGGTTGGACGCGCTTTCTTCCGCGCCCGGCATCGGTATGTCCACCACATCGCCGCCCTCACGGGTCGCCTCACCATTCTCTTTGTTAGATTGCTGGAAGACATTCAAATTGAATGTTACTGTATGTTCTTACACCTTGAGAAATGTTTTAGAAATTACTATACAACATTATGTCAATGCAAATAGTGTTCACAGCATTGGTACGCCTCCTATTTCATAGGTCTCAAAACTGGAGAAAAGTGAGTTgagtactttaaatatttaggaaaaataaatgaagCGTTTGGCTAACCTGTGTGGAACTATCACAAGTATTGCTGGAGAGTTCATCAATGGTGAGTATCTCAGGATTGTTGATAGATGTAGTATTTGACAATGCGCCCTGAGACTCTTCTTCCTTCTGATTTAATATCTCCTGCAGTTTCTGTAATGGAAatcagtattaaaataaatatttatgacataTATAGCTGGTATACTATATTGTAAAATTACTATTTGGACTTTAATGGAAATATTACCAGGAACCAACATGAAAGCTGTGACTTAAACACGTTAGAAAATATGACTAACTTTGACAAAATCGCAAAGGCTGCTTATTTGCTTTACATTACACTAGAAATTCGCTGTCGCTTTACGATATAATGAATAAAGTATTACTAATAAGGGGGGATTAACTAAATCCTAAACTCAGAGAAGATTAGTACAAATAAGTCTTTGACTACAAAAAAGATGAAATCTATAagatttttcttctttcttttttttaacttagCCGCCCCATCGTAGGGTTTTCTCCTATGTAGTGGTTGCgtcaaacatataagttcacctacacatgacacccagactcgaaacagaaatttgtagatcacacaaagagttgctctgtgcgggaatcgaacccgatacatGTTACAACTGTAACATGTAGCCCAGCCACCtggtcaaccgtgcagtcaattggcCGATTAGAACAAATGTACAGACGGGTCACTAGGTgttaagtgatcagcgccgtcAATGGACATCCGCCACACCAGACCAAATACAGTGCATTACCCGCCATTTAAAAAGATGTAGGGCTCTCACCTTAGCTCTCTTGTGCTTGTCCTTGACTAGTTCAGCAAACAGACTGGTGTCACTGATCTTCTCCTTGAAGTCTATCTTCCGCTGCAGCATCGTCGGGGGACTCGGCGACTCATGCTTGATCCTGTATTGGTGATTACAATAggtcaatattttgtaaaatatagatACTGGTAACATATATTCCTCAAATAAGACGCCACACGGGGATTTCTTCCCGTgtcgtacaaacatacaacatgCATGCAATTTACATAGTAAAAGAGTAACATCAAGCCTTTTATACCCCGAAGGGATAAGCATACACATAATAAATTTAACATCCACTTTCCACCAGCTATGGAGTCCCTTAGTCGTTTCCAACTGAGTTAAAATGATTGTGAGTTTCGACTTTACGAAATTCTCAAAAGTCGATCTATCGTGATTTATCTTTACGATTTTTTTTCCAGGATTTTAGGGTATATATCCATTCTCCACTCACACTTCCAGTCACCATACTGATTTTTTGATTTTTCGAAACACTCAATAAATGTTTGCCCGACTCTGGCAAACGAACCATGCGTCGGTAACGAGTCCACCACTCGAGCAGGTTAGTACGAAATTAGATGTTATGGCGCATTTTCTACAATGATGAATAATTTAATGTGATGTTCAATGAAATATGAGCTCATTCAGTTCTCTTTAAATGCACAGAAATTACAGTGGGTATGATGCACTATCTTAGGTTAACCTAAGATATTGAATGACTTATGTGTTACGATTTGCATAACTGTACATAGTTATTGTTCATTTTCCTGATATATTTTGGTCATCTTATCCTATGGTCAGTTTCACAAATAAAGTTGTTCCTTAACTTAGTTAAAGTGTATGAATAACAGTGTAATTACCATATAACTTCCTGAACCACTTCCTTAGTAGTAGCAGTACGGCTGATTGAAATGAGAAACAatgatatattgatttcaaTTCTCAAATGAGAAAAAAGCAAGTCAG containing:
- the LOC118269339 gene encoding cyclin-dependent kinase 12 isoform X6, producing MERGYDKRHSKHHKDKHKKRAHKKHKSHSDNKTISVTTTSRRAAEEYVLRDASVPRKRRSEYDEREPDFADHGSFKKKKDKRKKDKKKKKKKSKNRSRSASLESVSPDDIIPEEPPMRPVTPQRYQQVPVSEWEKASSPLRNGGSCSPVSPSMTPLMRHESPRHRAFPREPSLHHNAMPYSPHRDRSPPLSPSWMPVHHIANYSIQSNCDLRRQKSTTPHTPSVPPYHETVTIDSDTEEYDRGRRDYWHEQHRLQSPIMVSGNTHYSPVHEVVPRPRDYSPRRSHRRRSPHHRRRTRSRDRHRDRDFKTSHRSHSRSSLKRRRTRSRSRRRGSTQSPPRHRAKHREPSPRERHRIKHESPSPPTMLQRKIDFKEKISDTSLFAELVKDKHKRAKKLQEILNQKEEESQGALSNTTSINNPEILTIDELSSNTCDSSTQQSNKENGEATREGGDVVDIPMPGAEESASNPGPAAPPAAGPAPAAAAPAAVTAPLNPPPEFASFGRQEPAPHAASNGDAPPPPPPPPPPVEPPSSEPQKSKSPAVSPPPVPPQPPLPRGSVVDAAYYQNSQPATHKPKSLTKLPMPPNTQVEDLKTLVNESPLSTPSPSPVKKPEKPKRTGIMNLPMPPGITVIPGSEELSGDELDGGTPPPASRRDQYSHVFSNRKHARDNSGSKLKRPRILKRRGSKVVPVATPTHHAKDWGEKCVDGFQVITQIGEGTYGQVYKARDKNTGQLVALKKVRLENEKEGFPITAVREIKILRQLNHKNIVNLREIVTDKQDAMDFRKDKGSFYLVFEYMDHDLMGLLESKMVDFTESHNASIMRQLLDGLAYCHRKNFLHRDIKCSNILMNNKGEVKLGDFGLARLWSAEDRARPYTNKVITLWYRPPELLLGEERYGPAVDVWSMGCILGELFLKHPLFQANMEMMQLEMISRVCGTPVPGVWPNVVNLPLWHTLRPKKFHKRCVREHFAFMPPQALTLLDRMLELDPDKRITAEDALKSPWLKNVVPEQMPAPELPTWQDCHELWSKQRRRQQREQDHTQGKKPCGYGDDQPKNDNQDYKSEPYKSESGFKPTEPAQEAVGQVK
- the LOC118269339 gene encoding cyclin-dependent kinase 12 isoform X7; translation: MERGYDKRHSKHHKDKHKKRAHKKHKSHSGSSHDPSYATVNSHKPLVEYSDVSSEALSAPEAGEIDSETSSISRHIADDLDRTRKSHSIRTFVDNKTISVTTTSRRAAEEYVLRDASVPRKRRSEYDEREPDFADHGSFKKKKDKRKKDKKKKKKKSKNRSRSASLESVSPDDIIPEEPPMRPVTPQRYQQVPVSEWEKASSPLRNGGSCSPVSPSMTPLMRHESPRHRAFPREPSLHHNAMPYSPHRDRSPPLRRRQKSTTPHTPSVPPYHETVTIDSDTEEYDRGRRDYWHEQHRLQSPIMVSDSPVHEVVPRPRDYSPRRSHRRRSPHHRRRTRSRDRHRDRDFKTSHRSHSRSSLKRRRTRSRSRRRGSTQSPPRHRAKHREPSPRERHRIKHESPSPPTMLQRKIDFKEKISDTSLFAELVKDKHKRAKKLQEILNQKEEESQGALSNTTSINNPEILTIDELSSNTCDSSTQQSNKENGEATREGGDVVDIPMPGAEESASNPGPAAPPAAGPAPAAAAPAAVTAPLNPPPEFASFGRQEPAPHAASNGDAPPPPPPPPPPVEPPSSEPQKSKSPAVSPPPVPPQPPLPRGSVVDAAYYQNSQPATHKPKSLTKLPMPPNTQVEDLKTLVNESPLSTPSPSPVKKPEKPKRTGIMNLPMPPVIPGSEELSGDELDGGTPPPASRRDQYSHVFSNRKHARDNSGSKLKRPRILKRRGSKVVPVATPTHHAKDWGEKCVDGFQVITQIGEGTYGQVYKARDKNTGQLVALKKVRLENEKEGFPITAVREIKILRQLNHKNIVNLREIVTDKQDAMDFRKDKGSFYLVFEYMDHDLMGLLESKMVDFTESHNASIMRQLLDGLAYCHRKNFLHRDIKCSNILMNNKGEVKLGDFGLARLWSAEDRARPYTNKVITLWYRPPELLLGEERYGPAVDVWSMGCILGELFLKHPLFQANMEMMQLEMISRVCGTPVPGVWPNVVNLPLWHTLRPKKFHKRCVREHFAFMPPQALTLLDRMLELDPDKRITAEDALKSPWLKNVVPEQMPAPELPTWQDCHELWSKQRRRQQREQDHTQGKKPCGYGDDQPKNDNQDYKSEPYKSESGFKPTEPAQEAVGQVK
- the LOC118269339 gene encoding cyclin-dependent kinase 12 isoform X5, which produces MERGYDKRHSKHHKDKHKKRAHKKHKSHSGSSHDPSYATVNSHKPLVEYSDVSSEALSAPEAGEIDSETSSISRHIADDLDRTRKSHSIRTFVDNKTISVTTTSRRAAEEYVLRDASVPRKRRSEYDEREPDFADHGSFKKKKDKRKKDKKKKKKKSKNRSRSASLESVSPDDIIPEEPPMRPVTPQRYQQVPVSEWEKASSPLRNGGSCSPVSPSMTPLMRHESPRHRAFPREPSLHHNAMPYSPHRDRSPPLRRRQKSTTPHTPSVPPYHETVTIDSDTEEYDRGRRDYWHEQHRLQSPIMVSDSPVHEVVPRPRDYSPRRSHRRRSPHHRRRTRSRDRHRDRDFKTSHRSHSRSSLKRRRTRSRSRRRGSTQSPPRHRAKHREPSPRERHRIKHESPSPPTMLQRKIDFKEKISDTSLFAELVKDKHKRAKKLQEILNQKEEESQGALSNTTSINNPEILTIDELSSNTCDSSTQQSNKENGEATREGGDVVDIPMPGAEESASNPGPAAPPAAGPAPAAAAPAAVTAPLNPPPEFASFGRQEPAPHAASNGDAPPPPPPPPPPVEPPSSEPQKSKSPAVSPPPVPPQPPLPRGSVVDAAYYQNSQPATHKPKSLTKLPMPPNTQVEDLKTLVNESPLSTPSPSPVKKPEKPKRTGIMNLPMPPGITVIPGSEELSGDELDGGTPPPASRRDQYSHVFSNRKHARDNSGSKLKRPRILKRRGSKVVPVATPTHHAKDWGEKCVDGFQVITQIGEGTYGQVYKARDKNTGQLVALKKVRLENEKEGFPITAVREIKILRQLNHKNIVNLREIVTDKQDAMDFRKDKGSFYLVFEYMDHDLMGLLESKMVDFTESHNASIMRQLLDGLAYCHRKNFLHRDIKCSNILMNNKGEVKLGDFGLARLWSAEDRARPYTNKVITLWYRPPELLLGEERYGPAVDVWSMGCILGELFLKHPLFQANMEMMQLEMISRVCGTPVPGVWPNVVNLPLWHTLRPKKFHKRCVREHFAFMPPQALTLLDRMLELDPDKRITAEDALKSPWLKNVVPEQMPAPELPTWQDCHELWSKQRRRQQREQDHTQGKKPCGYGDDQPKNDNQDYKSEPYKSESGFKPTEPAQEAVGQVK
- the LOC118269339 gene encoding cyclin-dependent kinase 12 isoform X1; its protein translation is MERGYDKRHSKHHKDKHKKRAHKKHKSHSGSSHDPSYATVNSHKPLVEYSDVSSEALSAPEAGEIDSETSSISRHIADDLDRTRKSHSIRTFVDNKTISVTTTSRRAAEEYVLRDASVPRKRRSEYDEREPDFADHGSFKKKKDKRKKDKKKKKKKSKNRSRSASLESVSPDDIIPEEPPMRPVTPQRYQQVPVSEWEKASSPLRNGGSCSPVSPSMTPLMRHESPRHRAFPREPSLHHNAMPYSPHRDRSPPLSPSWMPVHHIANYSIQSNCDLRRQKSTTPHTPSVPPYHETVTIDSDTEEYDRGRRDYWHEQHRLQSPIMVSGNTHYSPVHEVVPRPRDYSPRRSHRRRSPHHRRRTRSRDRHRDRDFKTSHRSHSRSSLKRRRTRSRSRRRGSTQSPPRHRAKHREPSPRERHRIKHESPSPPTMLQRKIDFKEKISDTSLFAELVKDKHKRAKKLQEILNQKEEESQGALSNTTSINNPEILTIDELSSNTCDSSTQQSNKENGEATREGGDVVDIPMPGAEESASNPGPAAPPAAGPAPAAAAPAAVTAPLNPPPEFASFGRQEPAPHAASNGDAPPPPPPPPPPVEPPSSEPQKSKSPAVSPPPVPPQPPLPRGSVVDAAYYQNSQPATHKPKSLTKLPMPPNTQVEDLKTLVNESPLSTPSPSPVKKPEKPKRTGIMNLPMPPGITVIPGSEELSGDELDGGTPPPASRRDQYSHVFSNRKHARDNSGSKLKRPRILKRRGSKVVPVATPTHHAKDWGEKCVDGFQVITQIGEGTYGQVYKARDKNTGQLVALKKVRLENEKEGFPITAVREIKILRQLNHKNIVNLREIVTDKQDAMDFRKDKGSFYLVFEYMDHDLMGLLESKMVDFTESHNASIMRQLLDGLAYCHRKNFLHRDIKCSNILMNNKGEVKLGDFGLARLWSAEDRARPYTNKVITLWYRPPELLLGEERYGPAVDVWSMGCILGELFLKHPLFQANMEMMQLEMISRVCGTPVPGVWPNVVNLPLWHTLRPKKFHKRCVREHFAFMPPQALTLLDRMLELDPDKRITAEDALKSPWLKNVVPEQMPAPELPTWQDCHELWSKQRRRQQREQDHTQGKKPCGYGDDQPKNDNQDYKSEPYKSESGFKPTEPAQEAVGQVK
- the LOC118269339 gene encoding cyclin-dependent kinase 12 isoform X4 → MERGYDKRHSKHHKDKHKKRAHKKHKSHSGSSHDPSYATVNSHKPLVEYSDVSSEALSAPEAGEIDSETSSISRHIADDLDRTRKSHSIRTFVDNKTISVTTTSRRAAEEYVLRDASVPRKRRSEYDEREPDFADHGSFKKKKDKRKKDKKKKKKKSKNRSRSASLESVSPDDIIPEEPPMRPVTPQRYQQVPVSEWEKASSPLRNGGSCSPVSPSMTPLMRHESPRHRAFPREPSLHHNAMPYSPHRDRSPPLRRRQKSTTPHTPSVPPYHETVTIDSDTEEYDRGRRDYWHEQHRLQSPIMVSGNTHYSPVHEVVPRPRDYSPRRSHRRRSPHHRRRTRSRDRHRDRDFKTSHRSHSRSSLKRRRTRSRSRRRGSTQSPPRHRAKHREPSPRERHRIKHESPSPPTMLQRKIDFKEKISDTSLFAELVKDKHKRAKKLQEILNQKEEESQGALSNTTSINNPEILTIDELSSNTCDSSTQQSNKENGEATREGGDVVDIPMPGAEESASNPGPAAPPAAGPAPAAAAPAAVTAPLNPPPEFASFGRQEPAPHAASNGDAPPPPPPPPPPVEPPSSEPQKSKSPAVSPPPVPPQPPLPRGSVVDAAYYQNSQPATHKPKSLTKLPMPPNTQVEDLKTLVNESPLSTPSPSPVKKPEKPKRTGIMNLPMPPGITVIPGSEELSGDELDGGTPPPASRRDQYSHVFSNRKHARDNSGSKLKRPRILKRRGSKVVPVATPTHHAKDWGEKCVDGFQVITQIGEGTYGQVYKARDKNTGQLVALKKVRLENEKEGFPITAVREIKILRQLNHKNIVNLREIVTDKQDAMDFRKDKGSFYLVFEYMDHDLMGLLESKMVDFTESHNASIMRQLLDGLAYCHRKNFLHRDIKCSNILMNNKGEVKLGDFGLARLWSAEDRARPYTNKVITLWYRPPELLLGEERYGPAVDVWSMGCILGELFLKHPLFQANMEMMQLEMISRVCGTPVPGVWPNVVNLPLWHTLRPKKFHKRCVREHFAFMPPQALTLLDRMLELDPDKRITAEDALKSPWLKNVVPEQMPAPELPTWQDCHELWSKQRRRQQREQDHTQGKKPCGYGDDQPKNDNQDYKSEPYKSESGFKPTEPAQEAVGQVK
- the LOC118269339 gene encoding cyclin-dependent kinase 12 isoform X3, translated to MERGYDKRHSKHHKDKHKKRAHKKHKSHSGSSHDPSYATVNSHKPLVEYSDVSSEALSAPEAGEIDSETSSISRHIADDLDRTRKSHSIRTFVDNKTISVTTTSRRAAEEYVLRDASVPRKRRSEYDEREPDFADHGSFKKKKDKRKKDKKKKKKKSKNRSRSASLESVSPDDIIPEEPPMRPVTPQRYQQVPVSEWEKASSPLRNGGSCSPVSPSMTPLMRHESPRHRAFPREPSLHHNAMPYSPHRDRSPPLSPSWMPVHHIANYSIQSNCDLRRQKSTTPHTPSVPPYHETVTIDSDTEEYDRGRRDYWHEQHRLQSPIMVSDSPVHEVVPRPRDYSPRRSHRRRSPHHRRRTRSRDRHRDRDFKTSHRSHSRSSLKRRRTRSRSRRRGSTQSPPRHRAKHREPSPRERHRIKHESPSPPTMLQRKIDFKEKISDTSLFAELVKDKHKRAKKLQEILNQKEEESQGALSNTTSINNPEILTIDELSSNTCDSSTQQSNKENGEATREGGDVVDIPMPGAEESASNPGPAAPPAAGPAPAAAAPAAVTAPLNPPPEFASFGRQEPAPHAASNGDAPPPPPPPPPPVEPPSSEPQKSKSPAVSPPPVPPQPPLPRGSVVDAAYYQNSQPATHKPKSLTKLPMPPNTQVEDLKTLVNESPLSTPSPSPVKKPEKPKRTGIMNLPMPPGITVIPGSEELSGDELDGGTPPPASRRDQYSHVFSNRKHARDNSGSKLKRPRILKRRGSKVVPVATPTHHAKDWGEKCVDGFQVITQIGEGTYGQVYKARDKNTGQLVALKKVRLENEKEGFPITAVREIKILRQLNHKNIVNLREIVTDKQDAMDFRKDKGSFYLVFEYMDHDLMGLLESKMVDFTESHNASIMRQLLDGLAYCHRKNFLHRDIKCSNILMNNKGEVKLGDFGLARLWSAEDRARPYTNKVITLWYRPPELLLGEERYGPAVDVWSMGCILGELFLKHPLFQANMEMMQLEMISRVCGTPVPGVWPNVVNLPLWHTLRPKKFHKRCVREHFAFMPPQALTLLDRMLELDPDKRITAEDALKSPWLKNVVPEQMPAPELPTWQDCHELWSKQRRRQQREQDHTQGKKPCGYGDDQPKNDNQDYKSEPYKSESGFKPTEPAQEAVGQVK
- the LOC118269339 gene encoding cyclin-dependent kinase 12 isoform X2, encoding MERGYDKRHSKHHKDKHKKRAHKKHKSHSGSSHDPSYATVNSHKPLVEYSDVSSEALSAPEAGEIDSETSSISRHIADDLDRTRKSHSIRTFVDNKTISVTTTSRRAAEEYVLRDASVPRKRRSEYDEREPDFADHGSFKKKKDKRKKDKKKKKKKSKNRSRSASLESVSPDDIIPEEPPMRPVTPQRYQQVPVSEWEKASSPLRNGGSCSPVSPSMTPLMRHESPRHRAFPREPSLHHNAMPYSPHRDRSPPLSPSWMPVHHIANYSIQSNCDLRRQKSTTPHTPSVPPYHETVTIDSDTEEYDRGRRDYWHEQHRLQSPIMVSGNTHYSPVHEVVPRPRDYSPRRSHRRRSPHHRRRTRSRDRHRDRDFKTSHRSHSRSSLKRRRTRSRSRRRGSTQSPPRHRAKHREPSPRERHRIKHESPSPPTMLQRKIDFKEKISDTSLFAELVKDKHKRAKKLQEILNQKEEESQGALSNTTSINNPEILTIDELSSNTCDSSTQQSNKENGEATREGGDVVDIPMPGAEESASNPGPAAPPAAGPAPAAAAPAAVTAPLNPPPEFASFGRQEPAPHAASNGDAPPPPPPPPPPVEPPSSEPQKSKSPAVSPPPVPPQPPLPRGSVVDAAYYQNSQPATHKPKSLTKLPMPPNTQVEDLKTLVNESPLSTPSPSPVKKPEKPKRTGIMNLPMPPVIPGSEELSGDELDGGTPPPASRRDQYSHVFSNRKHARDNSGSKLKRPRILKRRGSKVVPVATPTHHAKDWGEKCVDGFQVITQIGEGTYGQVYKARDKNTGQLVALKKVRLENEKEGFPITAVREIKILRQLNHKNIVNLREIVTDKQDAMDFRKDKGSFYLVFEYMDHDLMGLLESKMVDFTESHNASIMRQLLDGLAYCHRKNFLHRDIKCSNILMNNKGEVKLGDFGLARLWSAEDRARPYTNKVITLWYRPPELLLGEERYGPAVDVWSMGCILGELFLKHPLFQANMEMMQLEMISRVCGTPVPGVWPNVVNLPLWHTLRPKKFHKRCVREHFAFMPPQALTLLDRMLELDPDKRITAEDALKSPWLKNVVPEQMPAPELPTWQDCHELWSKQRRRQQREQDHTQGKKPCGYGDDQPKNDNQDYKSEPYKSESGFKPTEPAQEAVGQVK